The DNA segment CAGTCCGAACTGAATGGCGCTCTGCAGTTGGTGAGCCGTGCGGTCGCAACACGCCCCACCCATCCGGTTCTGGCCAATGTGTTGCTGACCGCCGATGCCGGCAGCAATCGCCTCAGCCTTACCGGTTTTGACCTGAGCCTGGGAATTCAGACATCTCTCGCCGCCAGTGTGGAAACCAGCGGTGCCATCACACTTCCGGCCCGGCTGCTGGGAGAGATCGTGTCCCGTTTATCCAGCGATTCTCCAGTCACCCTTGCCGTTGATGATTCCGGTGAGCAGGTTCAGCTCACCAGCCTCAGCGGCAGTTATCAGATGCGCGGCATGAGCGCTGACGACTATCCCGATCTTCCGATGGTGGAGAGCGGCATGACGCTCAAGCTGCAACCGGAACGGTTGGTGCAGGCGCTCAAGGGCACCCTGTTTGCCAGCAGTGCTGATGAAGCGAAGCAACTGCTCACAGGCGTGCATCTCAAGTTCAACCAGCGGGCTCTGGAAGCGGCTGCCACCGACGGTCACCGCCTTGCTGTACTCAATGTTGATGATGCCCTGCAGGATGAGGCCGTCACCGATGCCGTGGATGACGAGGGTTTCGCGGTGACACTCCCATCGCGCTCGCTGCGGGAGGTGGAGCGGCTGATGGCGTCCTGGCGCTCCGATGAACCGGTCAGTTTGTTCTGTGATCGCGGCCAGGTGGTGTTTCTTGCGGCCGACCAGATGGTCACCAGCCGCACCTTGG comes from the Synechococcus sp. A15-62 genome and includes:
- the dnaN gene encoding DNA polymerase III subunit beta, producing the protein MKVVCSQSELNGALQLVSRAVATRPTHPVLANVLLTADAGSNRLSLTGFDLSLGIQTSLAASVETSGAITLPARLLGEIVSRLSSDSPVTLAVDDSGEQVQLTSLSGSYQMRGMSADDYPDLPMVESGMTLKLQPERLVQALKGTLFASSADEAKQLLTGVHLKFNQRALEAAATDGHRLAVLNVDDALQDEAVTDAVDDEGFAVTLPSRSLREVERLMASWRSDEPVSLFCDRGQVVFLAADQMVTSRTLEGTYPNYGQLIPDGFTRTFGMDRRALIAALERIAVLADQHNNVVKFSSRPEDGVVQISADAQDVGSGSESLPATLEGDAMQIAFNVRYLLDGLKAMGTDRIVLHCNAPTTPAVLRSDDASEAFTYLVMPVQIRS